In Sphingomonas phyllosphaerae, one DNA window encodes the following:
- a CDS encoding c-type cytochrome, with amino-acid sequence MTIRLTWKRVIAGLLGIVLAGLLFAWSGVFNIAASSGHWAVTEWFLHWTMRNSVKTHSFFDSPKDPIATDGGLVSAAGHFAAACASCHGAPGQRPSPVMQKAMPPAPDLSVNARQWTDGQLFYILRHGVKYSGMPAWAAPKRDDEIRRMVAFVRRLPGMTPAQYRALSGQAQGAGIADVRALGDNVLAGCVACHGADGRGRGQPDIPILGGQHPRYLASALAAYADGRRPSAVMANAAAILTDDERRELAAHFAALPGLRADAVPRGDPRARMIVERGLPERQLPACASCHGAGKPQPLLVGQRADYIAARLRYWKGDGKEIDARLPQNVMPVIARRIPEELIDPLARYLAGEAR; translated from the coding sequence ATGACGATCCGGCTGACATGGAAGCGCGTGATCGCCGGGCTGCTGGGGATCGTGCTGGCGGGGCTGCTGTTCGCCTGGTCGGGGGTGTTCAACATCGCCGCCTCGTCGGGACATTGGGCGGTGACCGAGTGGTTCCTGCACTGGACGATGCGCAATTCGGTCAAGACGCACAGCTTCTTCGACTCGCCCAAGGATCCGATCGCGACCGATGGCGGGCTGGTCAGCGCCGCCGGGCATTTCGCCGCTGCCTGCGCCAGCTGCCATGGTGCACCGGGGCAGCGGCCGTCGCCGGTGATGCAGAAGGCGATGCCGCCCGCGCCCGATCTGTCGGTGAATGCGCGGCAATGGACCGACGGGCAGCTGTTCTACATCCTGCGGCACGGCGTGAAATATTCGGGGATGCCGGCGTGGGCCGCGCCGAAGCGTGACGACGAGATCCGGCGGATGGTTGCGTTCGTGCGTCGCCTGCCTGGGATGACGCCGGCGCAGTATCGCGCGCTGAGCGGGCAGGCGCAGGGCGCGGGGATCGCCGACGTCCGCGCGCTGGGCGACAACGTGCTCGCCGGGTGCGTCGCCTGCCACGGTGCGGACGGACGCGGGCGCGGGCAGCCCGACATCCCTATCCTGGGCGGGCAGCATCCGCGCTATCTGGCGTCGGCGCTGGCCGCCTATGCCGACGGACGACGCCCAAGCGCGGTGATGGCGAATGCCGCCGCGATCCTGACCGACGACGAGCGGCGGGAGCTGGCGGCACATTTCGCCGCACTGCCGGGCCTGCGCGCCGACGCCGTGCCGCGCGGCGACCCACGCGCGCGGATGATCGTCGAGCGCGGGCTGCCCGAACGCCAACTCCCCGCCTGCGCGAGCTGCCACGGCGCGGGCAAGCCGCAGCCGCTGCTGGTCGGGCAGCGCGCCGACTATATCGCCGCACGGCTGCGTTACTGGAAGGGCGACGGCAAGGAGATCGACGCGCGCCTGCCACAGAACGTGATGCCGGTGATCGCGCGGCGCATCCCCGAGGAGCTGATCGACCCGTTGGCGCGCTATCTGGCGGGCGAGGCGCGCTGA